The DNA segment TTTGGGAACAGGGCAATGTTTTACAGGACTGGATATGGGGAGAGGACTGGGAAGGCGAGGAGCGAAAGTTTTCGGTTTATCCCGACGCGTTTTTTGGCATTGAGGTCGAAGGCAAGGGTCGGGCGCATTACTTTCTGGAACTGGATCGAGGCACCATGCCGATTGTCGCCAAAGGCGACCGCTCGGATATCCGCAAGAAGGTTTATGGGTTCATGTTCTATCGAAGAGTGTGGAAGGGTACTCCCCGCTACCTGTATCGGACGTTGCCTGACGGTACGGTGGCGGGAGTTGCGGCCGCTGACGGAGCCACGCTGGGGGAGTCAAGCCCCTTGCCCATGCAGCCGATTAAATCTTTCAGAGTCCTGTTTGTCGCGCCCGGCGCGACAGCGGGTACGTTGTCCGAGAGAGGACGGATTGCCAATATTCTCTGCGCGTTTCCGTCTTTTGGCAAGGCCATCGCCACCTCGACTCTTTTCTGGTTTGCTTCTCTCGACACGTTTGAATTGAAACGTCCGGAGACGCTGTTTCAACATGTTTGGGTAACACCGAATCCGGATCATGAACGGAAAAGTATCATTGAGTGAACCTGAAAAGTCACTCAGCCGGAGCCGCGACTCCGTGCATTTCACCTTTCCTCAGTGGACCAAGCTGTCCCGTGAAAGCAGGGCGGTCCGCAAGGCGGCGGGTTTGACCTGGCCGGTGAAGTCTTCGCCTCTCATGGAAGAGACTGAACTGGCGTGGAATGACGGAGTCACGAATCAGGGACAGAGGAGCGTATGACATGAAGGAATCCAGGACTGAATGGAAATTGCGGAAAGCAGGCTGTGGCTTAATAGTCTATTTGATCTACCTGTTTATAGCTTCCAATATCTTAAGTGAGTACGGGCCCCAAGAGGGAACGGCAAAGACAATTATGTACACCATTGTCCTGCTTGGACCGCTTGTTCTCCATTTCATCCTCTGGGTCGTTCGAACGCTCATGGCGATGCCAGATCCAAAGGATACAAAAGTGCTGATAGAGCATCTGAACAAGGTCGCACCGATTCCTGAGTTTGAGGCGGGGCTTTCTGAAGAAGATTATCAGGCCAGAAGAAGGGAAGCATTGCTCAGAAGGATCAGAGCTGCCTTCGCATTTGAAGAAAGGAAAAAGGGCAAGCCGCTCACAGTCTCTGAGAAAAACTACATCGAGATAGCATTGAATATTCGCGAGGAAGAGTATCTTCAGG comes from the Candidatus Zixiibacteriota bacterium genome and includes:
- a CDS encoding replication-relaxation family protein, with the translated sequence MNEEKTMETTRSRKRRGSQALTLHDRDLQILHLIYQHRFLDMELMSAFVTEERETESQAPGADGKHRPRRYGFGEKALYKRLRQLAKAKYLEPHQALARPMGRGFGGARIAYGLGRASAEAVAAQEGVTVAQVGEIVEANRVKAPFIQHALAVARFRVILELACQASGGKVRILFWEQGNVLQDWIWGEDWEGEERKFSVYPDAFFGIEVEGKGRAHYFLELDRGTMPIVAKGDRSDIRKKVYGFMFYRRVWKGTPRYLYRTLPDGTVAGVAAADGATLGESSPLPMQPIKSFRVLFVAPGATAGTLSERGRIANILCAFPSFGKAIATSTLFWFASLDTFELKRPETLFQHVWVTPNPDHERKSIIE